A genomic window from Brassica oleracea var. oleracea cultivar TO1000 chromosome C8, BOL, whole genome shotgun sequence includes:
- the LOC106310450 gene encoding uncharacterized protein LOC106310450 yields MSELFYSLPTWDLHNLGSFFNQNFSLDSCGHIDGSPGNILHSPEDDIIGDVSTGYLEDALIEFSVKSKRRRLSFNAEDKPTNHFDNHQNNWGMSETYSCTSSQFADESPNSSINICSEASNHSKHSFEPSTSNSKENLYDKKKRVVYPFGVVKPGGREEDVTLNDINKRILMPSARPVRHPVGAFACRPCLSAHGPGLSGKAVVAFTKIHTLGKGTITIIRTKG; encoded by the exons ATGAGTGAGCTTTTCTACTCTCTCCCCACTTGGGATCTCCATAACCTTGGATCATTCTTCAACCAAAACTTCAGTTTAG ATTCATGTGGCCACATTGATGGATCGCCGGGGAATATTTTACATTCGCCGGAGGACGATATTATCGGCGACGTTTCCACCGGCTATCTCGAAGACGCGCTCATCGAATTCAGTGTGAAAAGCAAACGGAGACGTCTTTCGTTCAACGCTGAGGACAAACCAACTAACCACTTTGACAATCACCAG AATAATTGGGGTATGTCTGAGACTTATAGTTGCACGAGTAGTCAGTTTGCAG ATGAATCTCCAAATTCATCCATCAATATTTGTTCAGAGGCCTCAAATCACTCGAAACACTCCTTCGAGCCATCTACGTCCAATTCAA AGGAAAATCTCTATGACAAGAAGAAGAGAGTGGTGTATCCATTTGGAGTGGTGAAACCAGGTGGTCGAGAAGAAGATGTAACCCTAAATGACATAAATAAGAGGATTCTCATGCCATCGGCTCGGCCAGTTCGGCATCCCGTTGGAGCCTTTGCCTGCCGTCCGTGTCTTTCTGCTCATGGACCGGGTCTCTCAGGCAAAGCCGTGGTTGCTTTCACGAAGATACACACATTAGGGAAGGGTACAATTACCATAATAAGAACTAAGGGGTGA